From Candidatus Eremiobacterota bacterium, one genomic window encodes:
- a CDS encoding GAF domain-containing sensor histidine kinase, with amino-acid sequence MTGLYRGLSPQGLKNVKETTGRAMAGYSQGSQRRVPVPARKSRGRLPIKNRIIELGLQLSANLDIDDLLNTIVNEAALIFKSESASLIFLDEEKEALHFRNVGSSDDLSFLRDLSLKRGEGIAGYVAQEGTPLIINDVQNDPRFSQKADKKTGKITRSMMAVPLRGNDRILGTMEVINKRKGFFTAAELSECQTLASFASVALENARLHSQIKSTLARITSLEESKHELVNLLSHELRTPVTVILSSSSLLAAHIGQLKQEMVQKTAQMIESQTVRLTSLLDDLFVINDIDEIRNRMMVKDFSVKELLEVTLLKFRRSTTEHTIEVQYPGGSDFPPLRADAMKLRHCIFHLLENAVKFSPGGGIIIVRVLNDRARPPYLHIEIEDHGIGIEGKHLGRIFEKFYQVDSSSTRKFGGLGLGLFIVKKVAEIHGGDVQCKSTPSRGSTFTLTLPLFPS; translated from the coding sequence ATGACGGGTCTCTACCGGGGCCTCTCACCGCAGGGGCTGAAAAATGTCAAGGAAACGACTGGTCGCGCCATGGCAGGATATTCACAGGGGAGTCAACGCAGGGTACCCGTGCCGGCGAGAAAAAGCCGGGGCAGGCTTCCGATAAAGAACAGGATCATAGAGCTCGGCCTCCAGCTTTCGGCAAACCTTGATATTGACGACCTTCTCAACACGATAGTCAATGAAGCGGCATTGATATTCAAGTCGGAGAGTGCTTCCCTTATTTTCCTCGATGAAGAAAAGGAGGCGCTCCATTTCAGAAACGTGGGCTCTTCCGATGATCTCAGCTTTCTCAGGGATCTCTCTCTCAAGAGAGGTGAAGGCATAGCGGGCTATGTGGCCCAGGAAGGCACCCCTCTCATCATCAACGATGTGCAGAATGATCCCAGGTTTTCCCAGAAGGCCGATAAAAAGACCGGGAAGATCACCAGGAGCATGATGGCCGTGCCTTTGAGGGGAAATGACAGGATCCTCGGCACCATGGAGGTCATCAATAAGAGAAAGGGCTTTTTTACCGCCGCCGAGCTCTCCGAGTGCCAGACCCTTGCAAGCTTCGCCTCTGTGGCCCTGGAAAATGCGCGGCTCCACTCACAGATAAAGAGCACCCTGGCAAGAATCACTTCCCTTGAGGAGTCCAAGCACGAGCTTGTGAACCTCCTCTCCCACGAGCTCAGGACGCCCGTCACCGTGATACTGAGCAGCTCAAGCCTCCTTGCGGCCCATATAGGGCAGCTCAAGCAGGAGATGGTGCAGAAGACGGCGCAGATGATTGAGTCGCAGACGGTGAGGCTCACGTCGCTGCTGGACGATCTCTTTGTCATCAACGACATTGATGAAATAAGGAACAGAATGATGGTGAAGGATTTTTCCGTCAAGGAGCTCCTGGAGGTCACGCTGTTGAAATTCAGGAGAAGCACGACAGAGCACACTATTGAGGTTCAGTACCCGGGGGGATCAGACTTCCCCCCCCTGAGAGCCGATGCCATGAAGCTGAGGCACTGCATATTTCATCTCCTTGAAAATGCCGTGAAATTCTCTCCGGGGGGCGGCATCATCATCGTGAGAGTGCTCAATGACCGGGCAAGGCCTCCCTATCTTCATATCGAGATAGAAGATCATGGCATTGGAATTGAAGGAAAGCACCTTGGGAGGATATTTGAAAAGTTTTATCAGGTGGATTCAAGCTCCACAAGGAAGTTCGGCGGCCTGGGGCTTGGCCTCTTCATCGTGAAAAAGGTGGCGGAGATCCATGGCGGCGACGTGCAATGCAAAAGCACTCCCAGCAGGGGGAGCACCTTTACCCTCACGCTTCCCCTCTTTCCCTCCTAG
- a CDS encoding clostripain-related cysteine peptidase gives MIENPGNLGSYDSISHLAPGGAKGTRPQKSPRPPETGTEAPPDRADLSTVSYSTSDSMGVSRDLDNASYSLYPAGEKTFTVNTTSIDGSYYYSPGEDPAPFRNGNPVEIDPFEPTSNVRGTAYEEPPEEKEWTVLMYMAGDNDLEPYLVNNLKSLEKVGSGSNINIAVELDRGDAPRSPVSRWKGSRRFLVQKSDDPRKITSKPVQDLGKVNMADPEHLSDFIQWGMKNYPARHYMVLINDHGYGFMGIADDKGNKHSMNLTELGKAFDTATRDTVTGGVKDAVDKTGKKIDIIGFDACLMAQAEVAYELKDYADIMIGSQEVIGSGGWPYDDIGNSDSQIFKGPEGSQAPPDVAKGPGPSMSPAPSMSPRGYNPYIGLSDFLALAEKIITRKGALNPETFAHGIVTYCERHPETTPTMSAVRLGEFAEKLADSMKTLASAIDEYPDKAALLDIVNSTQQFNLQSPEQSPYGDYRDIHHFCQNIIDSGTLKDEKLKEAAKGVQKALKAMLLDVTDSKKLPPKYKDAHGVSAYLPDTVGSTDFGYKQTKFDKRTGWYDSLSKLASYDPEQKWETLYEPPKVKMNRPEPPEVEKA, from the coding sequence AGAAGTCTCCCCGGCCCCCCGAGACCGGGACTGAAGCTCCCCCCGACAGGGCCGATCTCAGCACCGTGTCCTACAGTACCAGCGACTCCATGGGGGTAAGCCGTGATCTTGACAATGCCAGTTACTCATTGTACCCGGCCGGCGAAAAGACCTTCACGGTAAATACCACTTCTATCGATGGATCCTATTATTACAGCCCCGGGGAAGATCCGGCGCCGTTCCGCAACGGCAACCCCGTGGAGATCGATCCCTTTGAGCCCACCAGCAACGTGAGAGGCACCGCCTACGAGGAGCCGCCCGAGGAAAAAGAGTGGACTGTCCTCATGTATATGGCCGGTGACAACGACCTTGAGCCCTATCTCGTGAACAACCTGAAATCTCTTGAGAAAGTCGGCTCAGGATCCAATATCAACATCGCGGTGGAGCTTGACCGAGGCGACGCGCCCCGGTCACCCGTGAGCCGCTGGAAAGGCTCCAGGCGCTTCCTGGTGCAGAAGTCCGATGACCCGAGAAAGATCACCTCCAAGCCGGTCCAGGACCTCGGGAAAGTGAACATGGCTGACCCGGAGCACCTCTCCGACTTCATCCAGTGGGGCATGAAGAATTACCCGGCGCGCCATTACATGGTCCTCATCAATGATCATGGCTACGGCTTCATGGGCATAGCCGACGACAAGGGAAACAAGCACTCCATGAACCTCACGGAGCTGGGGAAAGCCTTCGATACGGCCACCAGGGACACGGTGACCGGCGGGGTGAAGGATGCCGTTGACAAGACAGGGAAGAAAATAGATATCATAGGCTTTGACGCCTGCCTCATGGCGCAGGCCGAGGTGGCCTATGAGCTGAAAGATTATGCCGACATCATGATCGGCTCCCAGGAGGTTATCGGCAGCGGTGGATGGCCTTATGACGACATAGGCAACAGCGACAGCCAGATTTTCAAGGGTCCCGAAGGCTCACAGGCGCCTCCCGATGTTGCCAAGGGACCAGGGCCTTCCATGAGCCCGGCTCCTTCCATGAGCCCCCGGGGATATAATCCCTATATCGGGCTCTCTGACTTTCTTGCCCTCGCGGAGAAGATCATCACCAGGAAAGGCGCCCTCAATCCCGAGACTTTTGCCCATGGCATCGTGACCTATTGCGAGCGGCACCCCGAAACAACTCCCACCATGTCGGCCGTCCGGTTGGGAGAGTTTGCCGAGAAGCTTGCTGATTCGATGAAAACGCTGGCCTCAGCCATTGATGAATATCCTGACAAGGCGGCGCTTCTCGATATAGTCAACAGCACCCAGCAGTTCAACCTCCAGTCGCCTGAGCAGTCTCCCTATGGAGATTACCGCGACATTCACCATTTCTGCCAGAATATTATTGATTCCGGGACACTCAAGGATGAGAAGCTGAAGGAGGCGGCGAAGGGAGTGCAGAAGGCACTGAAGGCCATGCTGCTCGATGTGACCGACAGCAAGAAGCTTCCTCCCAAGTATAAGGATGCCCACGGGGTCTCGGCCTACCTTCCCGACACGGTGGGCTCCACTGATTTCGGCTACAAGCAGACCAAGTTCGACAAGCGCACCGGATGGTATGATTCCCTGAGCAAGCTTGCCTCCTATGACCCGGAGCAGAAGTGGGAGACCCTCTATGAGCCTCCCAAGGTCAAGATGAACAGGCCTGAGCCGCCTGAGGTGGAAAAAGCATGA
- a CDS encoding tubulin-like doman-containing protein, which yields MTGKVPFPPELSGGFLARTPDEESREATLRPTLVIGLGNTGTQVLIPLRKRLGDYYRSIEKAPLYHQFLYMDISRPGPPLGDGIDKVDFVALGVENLKMAVNHMGHLDGRFTRWWDMGFMPPKKDLADGTGGIRQLGRLALSAHLAGVRSAISEKAALLFPKEGSLRTLQVFIVSSACGGTGSGSLVDILFMLHRILEVEMALTTRTTIFLMLPGAFIDKLYVSFKQYRSLHANTYSLFRELDHLFSGGARDFWRLSIETVPDEEKALHEKWKPFDCCYIADNRVQDSRLIPLEGLFSLMGHALFCHITGPVPLLDAAQAPWPPFFAPGFSFLKYRGLDIMKYLSSKISSELLKSSLSRRYDEQGAPELHRRLLDFTAEARRLAEGQIRAVREALRIDKEFEERREQLRAMVPRFHYFANMGKIVQTAKDHQEYYVEKMRALIEEPQPPLRELESLKEAFLGELEATISSRLVNEGPSWCLGTLRRVKEHLKDTRASEQESSRLIHEKSLHYLESLDEINGRISQKKDLSANTDEFFQALRRYVEAELQILAGRMVHDAMESLADHGRIAALEARLQKTEEFLKGIATNLHLEAGDYEHSSERDATTAFFPPGGFAESEALRILYGQLYDPEKSGAYWSGFVEFCTAVMPLSEIFANPDQDAENIFISLLYRYTAGIISGRMWNSAVRGIEGLLPGGRDELKRLLEKTLKEIEPVLLIDGSRGTPREELLWSCGEIDRRELASLSGGSLAMPLFCPSDERDTILFLKKYGPFPLTAIEQLKLCQDHYLFMAEKNRESLMKNQPIKNPMHLEREWNEHFPGKELLFPQDGTGAPPTE from the coding sequence ATGACAGGAAAAGTGCCTTTTCCCCCGGAGCTTTCCGGGGGGTTTCTCGCCAGAACCCCTGATGAAGAGAGCCGCGAGGCAACCCTCAGGCCCACGCTTGTGATAGGCCTGGGCAACACGGGAACGCAGGTGCTTATCCCCCTCAGGAAGCGCCTCGGCGATTATTACCGGTCCATTGAGAAGGCGCCCCTTTATCACCAGTTCCTTTACATGGACATTTCAAGGCCCGGGCCTCCCCTTGGCGATGGCATTGACAAGGTTGATTTTGTCGCCCTGGGAGTGGAGAACCTGAAAATGGCCGTCAATCACATGGGCCATCTGGACGGGCGCTTCACGCGATGGTGGGATATGGGCTTCATGCCTCCCAAAAAAGACCTCGCAGACGGCACCGGGGGGATAAGGCAGCTCGGGAGGCTTGCCCTCAGCGCCCATCTCGCGGGGGTCCGGAGCGCCATCTCAGAAAAGGCGGCACTGCTGTTCCCGAAGGAGGGAAGCCTCAGGACCCTCCAGGTTTTTATCGTGAGCTCCGCATGCGGGGGCACGGGGAGCGGAAGCCTTGTGGATATCCTCTTCATGCTCCACAGGATCCTGGAAGTTGAGATGGCCCTCACCACGAGGACAACCATTTTTCTCATGCTCCCCGGCGCCTTTATTGACAAGCTCTATGTGTCCTTCAAGCAGTATAGATCACTTCATGCCAATACCTACAGCCTTTTCAGGGAGCTTGACCATCTTTTCTCCGGCGGTGCCAGGGATTTCTGGAGATTGAGCATTGAGACCGTGCCGGATGAGGAGAAAGCCCTCCATGAGAAGTGGAAGCCCTTTGACTGCTGTTACATCGCGGATAACAGGGTGCAGGATTCGCGGCTTATCCCTCTTGAAGGCCTTTTCTCCCTTATGGGGCATGCACTTTTTTGCCATATCACGGGGCCGGTGCCACTCCTTGATGCTGCTCAAGCGCCATGGCCGCCCTTTTTTGCTCCCGGCTTCTCCTTCCTCAAGTACCGGGGACTGGATATCATGAAATACCTCTCCAGCAAGATAAGCTCGGAGCTCCTGAAGAGCAGCCTCTCAAGAAGATATGACGAGCAGGGGGCACCCGAGCTCCACCGGCGCCTGCTGGACTTTACCGCCGAAGCCAGGAGGCTTGCCGAGGGGCAGATAAGAGCCGTGAGAGAGGCTTTGCGCATAGACAAAGAGTTTGAGGAGCGCAGAGAGCAGCTCAGGGCCATGGTGCCGAGGTTTCATTATTTTGCCAATATGGGCAAGATAGTGCAGACTGCGAAAGATCACCAGGAATATTACGTTGAAAAGATGAGGGCCCTCATAGAGGAGCCCCAGCCACCGCTCCGGGAGCTTGAAAGCCTGAAGGAAGCCTTTCTCGGGGAGCTTGAGGCTACTATCTCCTCAAGGCTCGTGAACGAAGGTCCCTCGTGGTGCCTTGGCACCTTGAGAAGGGTAAAGGAGCATCTGAAGGACACGAGGGCCTCGGAGCAGGAGTCCTCCCGCCTGATCCATGAAAAGTCCCTGCACTATCTCGAGTCACTTGATGAAATCAACGGGCGCATCTCCCAGAAGAAAGATCTCAGCGCCAATACCGACGAGTTCTTCCAGGCATTGAGGCGTTATGTGGAGGCGGAGCTTCAGATCCTCGCCGGCAGGATGGTCCATGACGCCATGGAGAGCCTGGCGGACCACGGGAGAATAGCCGCTCTTGAGGCACGGCTTCAGAAGACAGAAGAGTTTCTCAAGGGGATTGCCACGAATCTCCACCTGGAAGCAGGTGATTACGAGCATTCAAGCGAACGCGACGCCACGACGGCATTCTTTCCGCCGGGGGGCTTTGCGGAAAGCGAAGCGCTCAGAATCCTTTACGGTCAGCTCTATGATCCTGAAAAGTCAGGGGCGTACTGGAGCGGCTTTGTCGAGTTCTGCACTGCGGTGATGCCTCTTTCGGAGATCTTCGCCAATCCTGACCAGGATGCGGAAAATATCTTTATCTCTCTTCTTTACCGTTATACGGCAGGGATTATCAGCGGCAGAATGTGGAATTCAGCGGTGAGAGGGATAGAGGGCCTGCTCCCCGGCGGGCGGGATGAGCTCAAGAGGCTCCTGGAGAAGACTTTAAAAGAGATAGAGCCCGTTCTCCTCATTGACGGGTCCCGGGGCACCCCCCGGGAGGAGCTTTTATGGAGCTGTGGAGAGATTGACAGGCGGGAGCTCGCCTCCCTCTCGGGAGGGAGTCTTGCCATGCCCCTTTTCTGTCCTTCTGACGAGAGGGACACCATTTTGTTCCTGAAGAAGTACGGCCCCTTCCCCCTCACGGCCATCGAGCAGCTCAAGCTCTGCCAGGATCACTACCTTTTCATGGCGGAGAAAAACCGCGAGAGCCTCATGAAAAACCAGCCCATCAAGAATCCGATGCACCTGGAACGGGAATGGAATGAGCATTTCCCCGGTAAGGAGCTTCTCTTTCCCCAGGATGGCACCGGCGCCCCTCCCACGGAGTGA
- a CDS encoding DUF2079 domain-containing protein yields the protein MQESSTHPTHPGRKALLVITGAVLLYTALFFFFAMMRAKASSYGDSDLGIFGQAFHTTLFCGEIFYNTFEGGSHFMFHNSPVFFLIVPLYALHPGIYTLLFIMTCAIASGAYPVYFIAREKINEKGAVIFALLYLLYHPLHGVNYCQFHELAFTITPLLWSYYFFMKRSYVPFWICCILAMLCKEEISITTAAYGIYLLYCSLVRERLSPDRAQRKAIAVNGAVLVAVSFLYLYLSLHVIIPHFKHGDYPFVSERYGNLGTTLSGAALHLLLNPQLIFKAFWDDVARVHYIVELLLPLAFLSLWELPVLLIALPNLFINIMSTYSTMYLTGSRYPSVLIPFIFISAILGAHRLISRKPSVPESRRTAKILAAPVILTVLCAFFINPSPLRLHVQICPPWLVFKYPRMTAHQRMILSLASQFPRDASIATQLGIYHHLCGRKEVYACYHEGVDYIFIDRSSRWYTEGAEWKRFLPGLAESGAYELIFSMDYLLIYRRKDLPEAVHFKI from the coding sequence ATGCAGGAATCCTCCACCCACCCCACCCACCCCGGCCGGAAAGCGCTCCTGGTAATCACAGGCGCCGTTCTACTTTACACGGCGCTCTTTTTCTTCTTTGCCATGATGAGGGCAAAAGCATCGTCATACGGTGACTCCGACCTGGGGATCTTCGGCCAGGCTTTCCATACCACCCTCTTCTGCGGTGAGATCTTCTACAACACCTTCGAGGGGGGAAGCCATTTCATGTTTCACAACTCACCGGTCTTCTTCCTGATAGTCCCCCTCTACGCGCTCCATCCCGGGATTTATACCCTCCTCTTCATTATGACGTGCGCCATAGCCAGCGGAGCCTACCCCGTCTATTTCATCGCAAGGGAGAAGATAAACGAGAAAGGCGCGGTCATCTTTGCCCTTCTCTACCTGCTTTATCACCCGCTCCATGGCGTGAACTACTGCCAGTTCCACGAGCTGGCCTTCACGATCACGCCGCTCCTCTGGTCCTATTACTTTTTCATGAAAAGGAGCTACGTCCCTTTCTGGATTTGCTGTATTCTTGCCATGCTGTGCAAAGAAGAGATCTCCATTACCACCGCTGCCTACGGGATATACCTGCTTTACTGCAGCCTGGTGAGGGAGCGTCTCTCACCGGACAGGGCCCAGAGAAAGGCAATTGCGGTAAACGGGGCGGTCCTTGTGGCAGTCTCCTTTCTCTACCTTTATCTGTCGCTCCATGTGATCATCCCTCACTTCAAGCACGGTGATTACCCCTTTGTGAGCGAGCGCTACGGGAACCTCGGCACCACCCTGAGCGGCGCGGCCCTTCATCTTCTGCTGAATCCGCAGCTCATCTTCAAGGCATTCTGGGATGACGTGGCCAGGGTGCACTATATTGTCGAGCTCCTTCTTCCCCTTGCCTTTCTCTCGCTGTGGGAGCTGCCGGTGCTCCTCATTGCACTCCCCAACCTTTTCATCAACATCATGTCCACCTACTCCACGATGTACCTCACGGGATCGCGGTATCCCTCGGTGCTGATACCTTTCATCTTCATATCGGCAATTCTCGGGGCCCACAGGCTCATCTCAAGGAAGCCCTCCGTTCCTGAGAGCAGGAGAACCGCGAAGATTCTTGCCGCCCCTGTCATCCTGACGGTCCTCTGCGCCTTCTTCATCAATCCCAGCCCGCTCCGGCTCCACGTGCAGATATGCCCTCCATGGTTAGTCTTTAAATATCCCAGGATGACAGCCCATCAGCGCATGATTCTCTCCCTGGCATCACAGTTTCCCCGCGATGCCTCAATAGCGACCCAGCTGGGAATCTACCATCATCTCTGCGGCAGAAAGGAAGTCTATGCCTGCTACCACGAGGGTGTTGACTATATTTTTATTGACAGGAGCTCGCGGTGGTACACCGAGGGAGCTGAATGGAAGAGGTTTCTTCCCGGCCTTGCAGAGAGCGGCGCTTACGAGCTCATCTTCAGCATGGACTATCTCCTGATTTACAGGAGAAAAGATCTCCCGGAGGCCGTACATTTCAAGATATGA
- a CDS encoding PilZ domain-containing protein, whose protein sequence is MNLINIFKELTGGAPSFKEALREKRGIPRISCSINARARLNDRNRHFTITNLSLNGIRMESPIRLSTGLTFPLSVDAGAAALENSSFEYTTLRVKVVWCRKKRYSPLFIAGLSFTDREDILERSWVHYVFHRMGFDPESIFMPRGNLRIFSSFPVSCIGDNKVSDGIIINIGLGGLLMESTVDFSPQASVTLAIGPYKGFRKLTAGGKVIRSTPLEKKKEKLVAIEFETMPPREYKELGRLLLALLSEDVF, encoded by the coding sequence ATGAACCTGATAAATATCTTCAAGGAACTTACGGGAGGGGCTCCCTCATTCAAGGAGGCCCTGAGGGAAAAGCGGGGAATCCCCCGCATCTCGTGCAGCATCAATGCCCGCGCGAGGCTTAACGACAGGAACAGGCACTTCACCATCACCAACCTCAGCCTCAACGGCATAAGGATGGAGAGCCCCATCAGGCTTTCCACAGGCCTCACCTTCCCGCTCTCCGTTGATGCAGGTGCCGCAGCGCTGGAGAACAGCTCCTTCGAATACACGACCCTCAGGGTAAAAGTGGTATGGTGCCGGAAAAAGCGTTACTCGCCCCTCTTTATTGCGGGCCTCTCCTTCACCGACAGGGAGGACATTCTTGAGCGCTCCTGGGTTCATTACGTCTTTCACAGGATGGGCTTTGATCCTGAAAGTATCTTCATGCCGCGGGGAAACCTGAGGATCTTCTCCTCCTTTCCTGTCTCATGCATAGGAGACAACAAGGTCTCCGACGGCATCATCATCAATATAGGCCTGGGAGGCCTCCTCATGGAGAGCACCGTGGATTTTTCCCCCCAGGCATCGGTCACCCTTGCCATAGGGCCTTACAAGGGATTCAGAAAGCTCACTGCAGGAGGGAAGGTCATCCGCTCGACGCCTCTTGAGAAAAAAAAGGAAAAGCTCGTCGCCATTGAGTTTGAGACAATGCCCCCCCGCGAGTATAAGGAACTGGGGCGGCTCCTTCTTGCCCTCCTGAGCGAAGACGTGTTCTGA